Proteins encoded by one window of Blautia luti:
- a CDS encoding L,D-transpeptidase family protein: protein MGENEERNERSEGTVRKSAKPSRIAYVPIAEEDLAPYEPPVKKKHKALKITGLTLAMILAVAGSAYAGISYYYSDKFFEGTTINGIDCSGKTAYEVEQEIAKTVENYSIEVDSRNQDSQTISGDQIGYSYVSDGSVLKLLKEQKSYEWVLGFFETRSYTAAENTTYDKQKLKEQVKALNCAQEENQVAPENAYVAYGDGQFEIVPETEGSELDLRQAYNALSEAVSDNETSVDFNSDPDVYVKAEVTSDDPDLQASLDACNNFTKASITYTFGDETVTLDGSTIKDWLNFDEKGQLIRDDASFQQHIADYVAQLAAAHDTVGTEREFQTTSGRTVSVYGSAYGWQIDQASEVAQLTQEIQSGTQTTRDPIYSMTANAHGYNDIGNTYIEVDLSGQHMYYYQDGSVIFESDIVSGDMRYADRQTPAGIYTLYYKKSPDVLRGKQLANGKYEYETKVNYWMPFNGGIGFHDASWQPYFGGDRYLEGGSHGCINMPPDSAAELYNIIQYNVPIVCFY, encoded by the coding sequence ATGGGCGAAAACGAAGAGAGAAATGAAAGGTCAGAAGGTACAGTCCGTAAATCTGCGAAACCAAGCAGGATCGCCTATGTGCCTATTGCAGAAGAAGATCTTGCCCCTTATGAACCGCCGGTGAAAAAGAAACACAAGGCATTGAAGATCACAGGACTTACATTGGCGATGATCCTTGCTGTGGCTGGTTCAGCTTACGCAGGAATATCTTATTATTATTCAGATAAATTTTTCGAAGGTACTACTATTAACGGAATTGACTGTTCAGGGAAAACCGCATATGAAGTAGAGCAGGAGATCGCGAAGACAGTGGAGAATTATTCTATAGAAGTGGATTCGCGTAATCAGGACTCCCAGACCATCAGCGGTGACCAGATCGGTTACAGTTATGTTTCAGACGGCAGTGTTCTGAAACTTCTGAAGGAGCAGAAATCCTATGAATGGGTTCTGGGATTTTTTGAAACCAGAAGTTACACTGCAGCTGAGAATACTACTTATGATAAGCAGAAACTTAAAGAGCAGGTAAAAGCACTTAACTGCGCGCAGGAAGAGAATCAGGTAGCGCCGGAGAATGCATATGTGGCATACGGAGACGGCCAGTTTGAGATCGTTCCTGAGACAGAAGGAAGTGAACTGGACCTCCGCCAGGCCTATAATGCATTATCCGAAGCAGTATCAGATAATGAGACATCTGTAGATTTCAATAGTGATCCGGACGTATATGTGAAAGCAGAAGTTACCAGTGATGATCCGGATCTGCAGGCATCTCTGGATGCATGTAATAACTTTACGAAAGCAAGCATCACATATACATTTGGAGACGAGACAGTGACTCTGGACGGAAGTACCATTAAAGACTGGCTGAATTTCGATGAGAAAGGCCAGCTGATCAGAGACGATGCATCGTTCCAGCAGCATATTGCAGATTATGTGGCACAGCTTGCAGCAGCTCATGATACAGTAGGTACAGAACGTGAATTCCAGACTACGAGCGGAAGAACAGTCAGTGTTTACGGTTCCGCGTATGGCTGGCAGATTGATCAGGCTTCTGAGGTAGCACAGCTTACACAGGAGATCCAGTCCGGTACACAGACAACCAGAGATCCGATCTATTCCATGACAGCCAATGCACATGGATACAATGATATTGGAAACACTTATATCGAGGTAGACCTGTCAGGGCAGCATATGTATTATTATCAGGATGGATCAGTGATCTTTGAATCGGACATTGTTTCCGGTGATATGAGGTATGCAGACCGTCAGACGCCAGCCGGAATTTATACCCTGTATTATAAGAAGAGCCCGGATGTGTTAAGAGGCAAGCAGCTTGCCAATGGTAAATACGAATATGAGACAAAGGTAAATTACTGGATGCCGTTTAACGGAGGAATCGGATTTCATGATGCTTCCTGGCAGCCATACTTCGGCGGAGACCGTTATCTGGAGGGAGGATCCCACGGATGCATCAATATGCCGCCGGATAGTGCAGCAGAGCTTTATAATATCATTCAGTATAATGTTCCGATCGTCTGCTTCTATTAA
- the mutY gene encoding A/G-specific adenine glycosylase, with translation MQEELGKIVIPLLKWYRKNKRTLPWRDRNNAYYTWVSEVMLQQTRVEAVKPYFHRFIKELPDIAALAECPEEKLLKLWEGLGYYNRVRNMQEAARTVMQEYAGKLPEEYEALISLKGIGSYTAGAIASIAYKKAVPAVDGNVLRVISRITESRDDISRQSVRRKMERDLQEIMPQDCPGDFNQALMELGAVICVPNGQAICEKCPAAFACMAYRHGTVDELPVKAPKKARKTENRTVFVIQDGEYTAIRQRSDKGLLAGLYELPNLSGNLSQEEALEYVRNLGLVPLYIEKLPDAKHIFSHIEWRMQAYRIRVSSLEQTEEKELIFADKEQTGKQYAIPSAFGAYSNYIKEEKR, from the coding sequence ATGCAGGAAGAACTGGGAAAAATAGTAATCCCCTTATTGAAATGGTACCGGAAGAATAAACGGACTCTGCCCTGGCGGGATCGAAACAATGCCTATTATACATGGGTTTCTGAGGTCATGCTTCAGCAGACGAGAGTAGAGGCAGTAAAGCCCTATTTTCATCGCTTTATTAAAGAACTGCCGGATATTGCAGCTCTGGCAGAATGTCCGGAGGAAAAACTACTCAAGTTATGGGAAGGGCTGGGATATTATAACAGAGTAAGAAATATGCAGGAAGCAGCCCGCACAGTCATGCAGGAATATGCGGGAAAACTTCCTGAAGAATATGAGGCACTTATATCGTTAAAGGGAATAGGAAGTTATACCGCAGGTGCAATTGCATCCATCGCTTATAAGAAGGCAGTTCCGGCTGTGGATGGAAATGTACTCCGGGTAATATCCAGGATCACAGAGAGCAGGGATGATATCAGCAGACAGTCAGTCCGGCGAAAGATGGAAAGGGATCTTCAGGAGATCATGCCCCAGGATTGTCCGGGAGACTTTAATCAGGCTCTTATGGAGCTGGGAGCAGTGATCTGTGTTCCCAACGGACAGGCGATATGCGAGAAGTGCCCCGCTGCATTTGCATGTATGGCATACAGACATGGCACAGTAGATGAACTTCCGGTAAAAGCGCCGAAAAAAGCAAGGAAAACCGAGAACAGGACAGTATTTGTGATACAGGATGGAGAATATACTGCCATCCGCCAGCGTTCGGATAAAGGGCTTCTGGCTGGTTTGTATGAGCTTCCCAATCTGTCCGGAAATCTTAGCCAGGAGGAAGCACTGGAATATGTCCGAAATCTGGGACTTGTTCCATTGTATATTGAGAAACTGCCTGATGCTAAGCATATTTTTTCCCACATTGAGTGGAGAATGCAGGCATACAGGATTAGGGTATCATCCCTGGAACAGACAGAAGAAAAAGAGCTTATTTTCGCAGATAAAGAACAGACAGGTAAACAGTACGCAATCCCGTCGGCTTTCGGGGCGTATTCGAACTATATCAAGGAGGAAAAGAGATGA
- a CDS encoding MATE family efflux transporter, with protein MQTDMTAGKPAKMILNFTIPVFMGNVFQQFYNMADAIIVGKFVGTKGLAAVGSTGTIMFLIIGFLMGLTAGFTVLTSQKFGAGKMDEMRQSVGNAAILSVLISVIMTAVSMVGMRSLLTFMHTPEDIFQDAYAYIMIICGGIFAQVLYNILASILRALGNSKTPLYFLILAAVLNIVLDLVFIIVFHMGVAGAAWATVTAQGVSGLLCLAYIIKCVPELRLCRDDWKFRWELSRKEIEVGIPMGLQYSITAIGTMMVQSALNILGSYAVAAFTAGNKIENIFTQAYVALGTTMATYNAQNVGARKLDRVRSGFNCAHIMGVIYAIVTGVIIFFFGKYFSYLFISDNAAEVIPMVDIYVKCVAVFFIPLHFVNVLRNGIQGMGYGLLPMLAGVAELTGRGVTATVAAAHKSYFGACMASPVAWILAGGLLIAMYFYVMKDMKKRLGV; from the coding sequence ATGCAGACAGACATGACTGCCGGGAAACCGGCGAAAATGATACTTAATTTTACCATCCCTGTATTTATGGGAAATGTATTCCAACAGTTTTACAATATGGCAGATGCCATTATTGTGGGGAAGTTTGTAGGTACTAAGGGGCTGGCGGCAGTAGGATCCACAGGAACGATCATGTTTCTGATCATAGGATTTCTGATGGGTCTGACTGCGGGATTTACAGTGTTGACATCACAGAAATTCGGAGCAGGGAAAATGGACGAAATGCGGCAGTCAGTGGGAAATGCTGCCATATTGTCTGTACTGATCTCCGTGATCATGACAGCAGTGAGCATGGTGGGAATGCGGTCATTGCTTACATTTATGCATACACCTGAAGATATTTTTCAGGATGCTTATGCTTATATTATGATCATCTGCGGAGGAATTTTTGCCCAGGTGTTATACAATATCCTGGCAAGTATCCTCCGTGCACTGGGAAACAGCAAAACGCCCCTGTATTTCCTGATCCTGGCGGCTGTTTTAAATATTGTGCTGGACCTGGTATTTATTATTGTATTTCATATGGGTGTGGCTGGGGCAGCCTGGGCAACTGTTACAGCCCAGGGTGTTTCTGGACTGCTGTGCCTGGCATATATCATAAAATGTGTACCTGAGCTTCGGCTGTGCAGAGATGACTGGAAATTCCGATGGGAGCTGTCCAGGAAAGAAATCGAAGTGGGAATTCCCATGGGACTTCAGTATTCTATTACAGCGATCGGAACTATGATGGTACAGTCAGCTTTGAATATTCTGGGCTCTTATGCAGTGGCAGCTTTTACTGCGGGAAATAAGATCGAGAATATTTTTACACAGGCATATGTGGCACTGGGAACTACCATGGCGACTTATAATGCCCAGAATGTGGGAGCACGTAAGCTGGACAGAGTCAGATCCGGATTTAACTGTGCACATATCATGGGCGTGATCTATGCAATTGTAACAGGTGTGATCATTTTCTTTTTCGGAAAATATTTCTCGTATCTGTTTATCTCAGATAATGCCGCAGAAGTGATTCCTATGGTGGATATTTACGTGAAGTGTGTGGCGGTATTCTTTATTCCGCTTCATTTCGTAAATGTACTCAGAAATGGAATCCAGGGTATGGGATATGGTCTGCTGCCTATGTTGGCAGGTGTGGCAGAACTGACCGGAAGAGGTGTGACAGCAACTGTTGCGGCAGCACATAAAAGCTATTTTGGTGCATGTATGGCAAGCCCTGTAGCATGGATCCTGGCAGGAGGACTGCTGATCGCTATGTATTTTTATGTGATGAAAGACATGAAGAAACGGCTGGGTGTATAA
- a CDS encoding HAD family hydrolase, whose amino-acid sequence MDSIIFDVDGTLWDSTEIVAQAWTWYLQTREHMDITLTSQRLMSLFGQLLPDIARQLFPDLSEAEQLRIIDGCCQAEHEALLKKCAPLYEGLEHTLQELGKKYPLFIVSNCQAGYIEVFLKATGFGHYFKGHLCPGDTGLAKAANIRKIAETYDLQSPVYVGDTMGDFQACEKARVPFIFASYGFGHVENPWKSIKKPLDLLDLCL is encoded by the coding sequence ATGGACAGTATTATTTTCGATGTAGACGGAACCTTATGGGATTCCACAGAAATCGTAGCACAGGCCTGGACCTGGTATCTGCAGACCAGGGAACATATGGATATTACGCTGACTTCCCAACGGTTGATGTCTTTGTTCGGTCAGCTTCTTCCTGATATTGCCAGACAGCTTTTTCCTGATCTCAGTGAAGCAGAGCAGCTGCGCATTATTGACGGATGCTGTCAGGCAGAACATGAAGCTTTATTAAAAAAATGCGCTCCTCTCTATGAGGGGCTGGAACATACCTTGCAGGAACTTGGGAAAAAATATCCTCTTTTTATCGTCAGCAACTGCCAGGCAGGGTATATCGAAGTCTTTCTGAAAGCCACCGGTTTCGGTCACTATTTCAAGGGACATCTGTGTCCCGGAGATACCGGACTTGCCAAGGCAGCAAATATCAGAAAGATCGCAGAGACTTATGATCTGCAGTCTCCTGTTTATGTGGGGGACACTATGGGGGATTTTCAGGCATGTGAGAAAGCCAGGGTTCCATTTATATTTGCTTCCTATGGTTTCGGTCATGTAGAGAACCCATGGAAGTCTATTAAAAAGCCACTGGATCTTCTTGACCTCTGTCTCTGA
- the gpmI gene encoding 2,3-bisphosphoglycerate-independent phosphoglycerate mutase, translating to MSKKPTVLMILDGYGLNDKKEGNAVYLAKTPVMDKLMAEYPFVKGNASGLAVGLPDGQMGNSEVGHMNMGAGRIVYQELTRITKEIQDGDFFKNEALLAAMKNAKENNSAVHFMGLLSDGGVHSHNTHLYGLLEMAKREGVEKVYVHCFLDGRDTPPASGKEFVEALEAEMKKVGVGEIATISGRYYAMDRDNRWDRVELAYNALTSGEGVKGTDAAAAVQASYDNDKTDEFVLPTVIEKDGQPTGVVSDNDSVVFFNFRPDRAREITRAFCDDDFQGFERKARPHVTFVCFTDYDDTIQNKLVAFHKVQLKNTFGEYLAAHNMTQARIAETEKYAHVTFFFNGGVEEPNKGEDRILVKSPKVATYDLQPEMSAPQVCGKLVDAIKSDKYDVIVINFANPDMVGHTGVQEAAIKAVETVDECVGKAVEALKEVDGQMFICADHGNAEQLIDYETGAPWTAHTTNPVPFILVNADPKYTLRENGCLADIVPTLIQLMGMEQPAEMTGKSLLVEK from the coding sequence ATGAGCAAAAAACCAACCGTTTTAATGATTCTTGATGGTTATGGTCTGAACGACAAAAAAGAAGGAAACGCTGTATATCTGGCTAAGACTCCTGTAATGGATAAGCTTATGGCAGAATATCCTTTTGTAAAAGGAAACGCAAGCGGACTGGCAGTAGGTCTTCCGGACGGACAGATGGGTAACTCCGAAGTAGGCCACATGAACATGGGTGCAGGCCGTATCGTATATCAGGAACTTACCAGAATCACAAAAGAGATCCAGGATGGAGATTTCTTCAAGAACGAAGCTCTTCTTGCAGCAATGAAGAATGCAAAAGAGAACAACTCCGCAGTACATTTTATGGGACTTCTCTCTGACGGTGGTGTACACAGCCACAACACACATCTCTATGGATTACTTGAGATGGCTAAGAGAGAAGGCGTTGAGAAAGTTTATGTACACTGTTTTCTCGACGGACGTGACACACCTCCTGCATCTGGAAAAGAATTTGTAGAAGCTCTGGAAGCTGAGATGAAGAAGGTCGGTGTAGGTGAGATCGCTACAATTTCCGGACGTTACTATGCAATGGACCGTGACAACCGTTGGGATCGTGTAGAGCTTGCATACAACGCTCTTACATCCGGAGAAGGCGTAAAAGGAACAGACGCTGCTGCAGCAGTTCAGGCTTCCTATGACAATGACAAGACAGACGAATTCGTCCTTCCTACAGTGATCGAGAAAGACGGACAGCCGACAGGTGTTGTATCTGACAATGACTCTGTTGTATTTTTCAACTTCCGTCCTGACCGTGCACGTGAGATCACAAGAGCATTCTGTGATGATGATTTCCAGGGATTTGAGAGAAAAGCAAGACCACACGTTACATTCGTATGCTTCACAGACTATGATGATACTATTCAGAATAAACTGGTTGCATTCCACAAAGTTCAGCTTAAGAATACATTTGGCGAGTATCTTGCAGCTCACAACATGACCCAGGCACGTATCGCTGAGACAGAGAAATATGCACACGTTACATTCTTCTTCAATGGTGGTGTAGAAGAGCCAAACAAAGGCGAAGACAGAATTCTTGTAAAATCTCCGAAGGTTGCAACTTATGACCTTCAGCCGGAAATGAGCGCTCCGCAGGTTTGCGGGAAACTTGTTGATGCGATCAAATCCGACAAATACGATGTGATCGTAATTAACTTTGCTAACCCGGATATGGTTGGACATACAGGTGTACAGGAAGCTGCGATCAAGGCAGTAGAGACTGTAGATGAATGTGTAGGCAAGGCAGTAGAAGCCCTGAAAGAAGTTGACGGACAGATGTTCATCTGCGCTGACCACGGAAATGCAGAGCAGCTTATTGACTATGAGACAGGTGCTCCGTGGACTGCACATACCACAAACCCTGTACCATTCATCCTTGTAAACGCAGATCCGAAATATACACTGCGCGAGAATGGATGCCTGGCAGATATTGTTCCTACACTGATCCAGCTTATGGGAATGGAACAGCCGGCAGAAATGACTGGCAAGTCTCTTCTTGTAGAGAAATAA
- a CDS encoding DUF3784 domain-containing protein, translating into MGSLDLILTAAALIVGVMLLTGHGEIFMKGGNADVRKKLYDEKKMEKGCGVALILIGIISGIDMFTTSLAAKIGYIVVLLVIVAGLVYYLKVKCKK; encoded by the coding sequence ATGGGATCTTTAGACCTGATTTTAACAGCAGCGGCACTGATCGTGGGAGTAATGCTCCTGACAGGCCATGGGGAAATTTTTATGAAGGGCGGAAACGCAGATGTCCGCAAAAAACTCTACGATGAGAAGAAGATGGAGAAAGGCTGTGGGGTAGCACTGATCCTGATCGGTATCATTTCAGGGATAGATATGTTTACTACAAGCCTTGCAGCCAAGATTGGTTACATAGTGGTTCTGCTTGTGATCGTTGCAGGACTGGTATATTATCTGAAAGTAAAATGTAAAAAATAA
- the sfsA gene encoding DNA/RNA nuclease SfsA codes for MKYENTKRAVFLDRPNRFIAHVDLNGQTETVHVKNTGRCKELLIPGTEVILEESVNPARKTKYDLICVNKSGRWINMDSQVPNKAAAEWIRAGRLFPEEVTLKTEKVYGNSRFDIYVESPCRKAFIEVKGVTLEENDIARFPDAPTQRGVKHVEELIRCQEDGYEAYLLFVIQMKGIREFEPNWSTHPQFGEVLQKAQNAGVHLLAYDCLIREDYIEIQDPVPIRL; via the coding sequence ATGAAATATGAAAACACGAAGAGAGCAGTTTTTCTTGATCGTCCCAATCGTTTTATTGCCCATGTTGATCTGAACGGGCAGACAGAAACGGTTCATGTAAAAAATACGGGAAGATGCAAAGAACTTCTTATTCCCGGAACAGAGGTGATCCTGGAAGAAAGTGTAAATCCTGCCAGAAAGACGAAGTATGATCTGATCTGCGTGAACAAATCCGGCAGATGGATCAATATGGATTCCCAGGTGCCCAATAAAGCAGCAGCAGAATGGATCCGTGCAGGAAGACTTTTTCCGGAAGAGGTAACCCTGAAAACTGAGAAAGTCTATGGGAATTCCAGATTCGATATTTATGTAGAATCACCCTGCAGAAAGGCTTTCATAGAGGTCAAGGGAGTGACTCTGGAAGAGAATGATATTGCCAGATTTCCGGATGCGCCTACTCAGAGAGGCGTCAAGCATGTGGAAGAGCTGATCCGTTGTCAGGAAGACGGTTATGAGGCATATCTTCTGTTCGTGATCCAGATGAAGGGAATCAGGGAATTTGAACCCAACTGGAGTACACATCCTCAATTCGGGGAAGTTTTACAAAAGGCCCAAAATGCAGGAGTACATCTGCTGGCATATGACTGCCTGATCAGGGAAGACTATATAGAAATACAGGATCCGGTTCCCATCAGACTGTAA